In Selenomonas dianae, a genomic segment contains:
- a CDS encoding ribonuclease J: protein MEVCFLSLNRNGNHGKNVQKVQVIPLGGLGEIGKNMTAIRVDDEILVVDSGLMFPEEDMLGIDLVIPDITYLIENKDKVKAIVLTHGHEDHIGALPYVMKQIPVPVYGTRLTLGILEGRLKENGVDSSNLHSVMAGDIINIGCFSVGFIRVNHSIPDAVGLSIKTPVGMIVHTGDFKLDYTPVDGQMTDFRRFSELGNKGVLLLLADSTNAEREGHTASERTVGAAFDKSFHNVRGRIIVATFSSNVHRIQQVIDTAVKYKRRVAVLGRSMENVVGISLDLGYLSAPEGTIIGIDEVNNFRPEQIVIVTTGSQGEPMSALSRMAASDHRKITIVPGDTVIISATPIPGNEKLVSKTVDNLMKLGANVIYGRDKGIHVSGHGSREELKLMHNLVRPKFFMPVHGEYHHLVQHASLARELGMPKENIFISENGQILEFTKEKGQVVGRVQSGMVMVDGLGVGDVGNIVLRDRRQLSQDGILIIVVTMDRQNNRVVSGPDIVSRGFVYVRESEALMDEARARVQQALDRCEEENVREWSAIKSNVRDALSRYLFDKTRRRPMILPIIMEV from the coding sequence ATGGAGGTGTGTTTTTTGTCGTTAAATCGTAATGGCAATCATGGGAAAAATGTGCAGAAAGTACAGGTCATACCGCTTGGCGGTTTGGGCGAGATCGGAAAGAACATGACTGCCATCCGTGTGGATGATGAGATTCTCGTTGTGGACTCCGGGCTTATGTTCCCGGAGGAGGATATGCTCGGCATCGATCTTGTTATCCCGGATATTACTTATTTGATCGAAAACAAGGACAAGGTCAAAGCAATCGTTCTCACGCACGGACACGAGGATCATATCGGAGCACTGCCATACGTCATGAAGCAGATCCCTGTACCTGTCTATGGGACGCGATTGACGCTCGGGATTCTTGAAGGGCGGCTCAAGGAGAACGGTGTGGATTCGAGCAATCTGCACTCTGTGATGGCAGGGGACATCATCAATATCGGCTGCTTCAGTGTCGGCTTTATCCGCGTGAATCACTCAATCCCCGATGCGGTCGGACTTTCGATCAAAACACCGGTGGGCATGATCGTCCATACAGGCGATTTCAAGCTCGACTATACGCCGGTCGATGGGCAGATGACGGATTTTCGCCGCTTCTCGGAGCTTGGCAACAAGGGCGTTCTGCTTCTCCTCGCGGACAGCACGAATGCGGAGCGCGAAGGGCATACGGCGAGTGAGCGCACGGTTGGGGCGGCATTTGACAAGTCGTTCCACAACGTACGTGGGCGTATCATTGTTGCAACGTTTTCCTCGAATGTGCACCGTATACAGCAGGTTATTGATACGGCTGTGAAGTACAAGCGGCGTGTCGCCGTTCTCGGGCGCAGTATGGAAAATGTGGTTGGAATCTCGTTGGATCTCGGCTATCTGAGTGCGCCCGAAGGAACGATCATCGGTATTGATGAGGTCAATAACTTTCGTCCTGAACAGATTGTTATCGTAACAACGGGAAGTCAGGGCGAGCCCATGTCTGCGCTCTCACGCATGGCGGCATCGGATCATCGCAAGATCACGATTGTGCCCGGCGATACGGTCATTATCTCGGCAACACCGATTCCGGGTAATGAGAAGCTGGTCTCAAAGACCGTGGACAATCTCATGAAACTCGGTGCAAACGTTATCTATGGGCGCGACAAGGGCATTCATGTTTCGGGGCACGGCAGCCGCGAGGAACTCAAACTCATGCATAACCTCGTGCGACCGAAGTTCTTTATGCCTGTTCACGGCGAGTACCATCATCTCGTGCAGCACGCAAGCCTTGCACGCGAGCTCGGTATGCCGAAGGAAAATATTTTCATTAGCGAGAACGGACAGATCCTTGAGTTTACGAAGGAGAAGGGGCAGGTCGTCGGACGTGTGCAGTCCGGGATGGTCATGGTCGATGGTCTTGGTGTCGGCGATGTGGGCAACATCGTCCTGCGTGATCGTCGACAGCTTTCGCAAGACGGTATCCTTATCATTGTCGTGACGATGGATCGGCAGAACAATCGTGTGGTCTCCGGACCCGACATTGTTTCACGCGGCTTTGTCTATGTGCGTGAGTCCGAGGCTCTCATGGACGAGGCACGGGCACGCGTCCAGCAGGCACTTGACCGCTGCGAGGAGGAGAACGTGCGCGAATGGTCGGCGATCAAGTCGAATGTGCGCGACGCACTCAGCCGCTATCTCTTTGACAAGACGCGTCGCCGCCCGATGATCCTGCCCATTATTATGGAAGTCTGA
- a CDS encoding transketolase gives MTAAEQKELRLFAVKVREGILRGTHAAKSGHPGGSLSSTEYFTYLYNKEIRVDPKNPQDPNRDRFVLSKGHVAPGLYATLANRGFFPVDELLTLRHIGSRLQGHPNMNLTPGVDMSTGSLGQGISTAAGMAKGAKYLGKDINVYTLLGDGELAEGQVWEATMFAAHYKLDNLCITVDVNGLQIDGATADVMNTAPIDKKFEAFGCAVISIDGHDFAALEGAFKTFHANKGTGKPTVILMKTVKGKNISFMENNAGWHGKAPNDDELAQGLSELAAIRKTIEEA, from the coding sequence ATGACAGCAGCTGAACAGAAAGAGCTCCGCCTTTTCGCGGTAAAGGTGCGTGAGGGGATTTTGCGCGGCACACATGCCGCAAAGAGCGGTCATCCGGGCGGCTCACTTTCATCGACGGAGTACTTTACCTATCTCTACAATAAGGAGATCCGGGTTGATCCAAAGAATCCACAAGATCCGAACCGTGATCGTTTCGTTCTCTCGAAGGGGCACGTGGCACCCGGTCTCTATGCTACGCTTGCGAATCGTGGATTTTTCCCTGTGGATGAACTCCTGACACTGCGTCATATTGGCTCTCGCCTCCAGGGGCACCCGAATATGAACCTCACGCCGGGTGTCGATATGTCCACGGGCTCGCTCGGGCAGGGGATTTCGACGGCGGCAGGGATGGCAAAGGGGGCAAAGTATCTCGGGAAGGACATCAACGTCTATACTCTCCTCGGTGATGGTGAGCTTGCCGAGGGGCAGGTGTGGGAGGCAACGATGTTTGCCGCACATTATAAACTCGACAATCTCTGCATTACGGTGGACGTAAACGGACTTCAGATCGACGGCGCTACGGCAGATGTCATGAACACAGCGCCGATTGATAAGAAATTCGAGGCATTTGGCTGTGCTGTCATCTCGATTGACGGACATGACTTCGCGGCACTCGAAGGCGCGTTCAAGACATTCCATGCGAACAAGGGCACGGGAAAGCCGACCGTGATTCTGATGAAGACGGTCAAGGGCAAGAATATCTCCTTTATGGAAAACAACGCGGGCTGGCATGGCAAGGCACCCAATGATGACGAACTCGCGCAGGGGCTTTCGGAACTTGCTGCGATTCGTAAGACGATTGAGGAGGCATGA
- a CDS encoding transketolase family protein — protein sequence MADVKKIATRDSYGNALVELGKTHKNVVVLDADLAGATKSGTFKKAFPDRHFNCGIAECNMVGVGAGLSTMGLVPFVSTFAMFAAGRAYEQVRNTIGYPHLNVKICATHGGISVGEDGASHQCCEDFGLMRTIPGMTVMCPSDDVEARKMVHAAYEMEGPVYIRFGRAATPVYHDEAFTFEIGKGEILQDGTDVAIIATGILVPEAIEAGNCLAAEGIKARIINMATIKPLDEELVIRAAKECGRIVTVEEHNILGGLGEAVAGVVAEYAPVPVHRIGVRDEFGHSGPAAALLKQFGLTAEHIVEKTKAIVGK from the coding sequence ATGGCAGACGTAAAGAAAATTGCAACGCGCGACAGCTACGGAAACGCACTGGTAGAACTGGGGAAAACGCACAAGAACGTCGTTGTGCTCGATGCCGATCTTGCAGGTGCCACGAAGAGCGGGACGTTCAAGAAGGCGTTCCCCGACCGCCATTTTAACTGCGGCATTGCCGAGTGCAATATGGTTGGTGTCGGTGCCGGGCTCTCGACAATGGGGCTTGTTCCGTTTGTCTCTACTTTTGCTATGTTTGCAGCGGGACGTGCCTATGAGCAGGTGCGTAACACGATCGGGTATCCGCATCTCAACGTCAAGATCTGTGCGACCCACGGCGGCATCTCCGTCGGTGAAGACGGTGCATCGCATCAGTGCTGCGAGGACTTCGGTCTCATGCGTACGATCCCGGGCATGACGGTCATGTGTCCCTCGGATGATGTTGAGGCGCGCAAGATGGTGCACGCCGCATACGAGATGGAAGGCCCCGTATATATCCGTTTTGGGCGTGCTGCAACGCCTGTGTATCACGATGAGGCATTCACGTTCGAGATCGGCAAGGGCGAAATCCTGCAGGATGGGACGGATGTTGCCATCATTGCTACGGGGATTCTCGTCCCGGAGGCAATCGAGGCGGGGAACTGCCTTGCTGCTGAGGGGATCAAGGCGCGTATCATCAATATGGCGACGATTAAACCGCTCGATGAGGAACTTGTTATTCGTGCGGCAAAGGAGTGCGGCAGAATTGTGACCGTCGAGGAGCACAATATTCTCGGAGGACTTGGCGAGGCAGTCGCCGGCGTTGTCGCTGAATACGCACCCGTTCCCGTCCACCGTATTGGTGTCCGCGATGAGTTTGGACACTCTGGTCCTGCGGCGGCGCTGCTCAAACAGTTTGGTTTGACGGCAGAGCATATTGTTGAAAAGACGAAAGCAATTGTTGGGAAGTAA
- a CDS encoding ABC transporter substrate-binding protein gives MKRYTLFTMMTALLVIIIAAGSAYLSSGTRTIQRHPMHEITAYTTFPAEIAAVLSEEYEKEYHIRVNFIQLSPEQILKRLDEDVHEETAGKAALILADRETLDRAAAAGYLVPYISEKNDQIVDSFRHPHRYWTGVWYDPVVFAVNQDYLRTHIDLPNSWQMLAQQRDIRIGTTDFMAADASSNLLYSMIAEYGDQRAFEIWRRIQPKIIQYSKYLHTPVRQAGMGEVDLSVAVLSETLRYVHDEYPIRILYPMDGTSAVIYGSGIVFYAPERDVHTAEDFTDWLLTDEAQLALAQHRFYLLTTNPTTLSYQMFAGKNISIFKSRPYFSKEEKEILMDRWIKEVRFYEE, from the coding sequence ATGAAGCGGTATACGCTGTTCACCATGATGACAGCTCTTCTTGTAATTATAATCGCTGCAGGGTCTGCCTATCTCTCATCAGGCACTCGTACGATACAGCGCCATCCTATGCACGAAATTACAGCATACACAACCTTTCCTGCGGAGATTGCGGCAGTACTCTCCGAGGAGTATGAAAAAGAGTATCATATCCGTGTCAATTTTATCCAACTGTCCCCTGAGCAGATTCTAAAGCGTCTCGATGAAGATGTGCATGAGGAAACTGCTGGAAAGGCAGCTCTTATTCTGGCGGATCGTGAAACATTGGATCGCGCTGCTGCTGCGGGGTATCTCGTTCCCTACATTTCGGAAAAAAACGACCAGATCGTGGATTCGTTTCGTCACCCCCATCGCTATTGGACGGGTGTATGGTACGATCCTGTTGTCTTTGCCGTCAATCAGGACTATTTGCGTACGCATATCGATCTGCCGAACTCATGGCAGATGCTTGCTCAGCAGCGTGACATTCGTATCGGAACGACAGATTTCATGGCAGCGGATGCCTCATCGAATTTGCTCTACAGCATGATCGCCGAGTATGGAGATCAGCGTGCATTTGAAATTTGGCGCAGGATTCAGCCGAAAATCATACAGTATTCCAAATATCTGCATACGCCTGTACGACAAGCAGGTATGGGGGAAGTGGATCTCTCAGTCGCTGTACTTAGTGAAACATTGCGTTATGTCCATGATGAGTACCCAATCCGTATTCTTTATCCCATGGATGGGACATCTGCGGTTATCTATGGATCGGGGATCGTTTTTTATGCGCCGGAACGTGATGTACATACAGCCGAGGATTTTACCGACTGGCTGCTCACAGATGAGGCACAGTTGGCTCTTGCACAACATCGCTTCTATTTGCTGACAACGAATCCGACGACATTGTCCTATCAGATGTTTGCGGGGAAGAACATCAGCATTTTTAAGAGCAGACCGTACTTCAGCAAGGAGGAAAAGGAGATCCTCATGGATCGTTGGATCAAAGAAGTGCGGTTCTACGAAGAGTGA
- the rimO gene encoding 30S ribosomal protein S12 methylthiotransferase RimO has protein sequence MKAGFISLGCAKNLVDTEVMLGIMQEHGIEITNEPAEADILIVNTCAFIQSAKEESITTVLGMADYKETGRCRSLIVAGCLGQRYGQQLLDEIPEANAIIGTGAWSRIMEVIQETLKGRRLLIAGKDETIYDAKTPRLRTTPNYTAYVKIAEGCDHRCAFCAIPLIRGSFRSRAIEDIVTEARDLAESGVREIVLIAQDSANYGLDRYKKPMLPALLRELAKIEKLAWIRVLYSYPKYFTDELIDVFATEPKVVKYVDLPLQHAHNAVLRSMNRPDTRESVEKLIQKLRERIPGVAIRSTFIVGFPGETDTHYQTLRAFVEKQRFDKVGIFTYSEEEDTPAAAMPKKVSEEVMQERYHDLMSLQSKISEEINIGLEGHETDVLIEGRDTEQQSIAVGRSYREAPEVDGQIYLEGDTESYVGEIVRVRLLQGFTYDIVGERVK, from the coding sequence GTGAAAGCAGGTTTTATCAGTCTCGGTTGTGCGAAGAATCTCGTGGATACAGAGGTTATGCTCGGAATTATGCAGGAGCATGGCATTGAGATCACCAATGAGCCGGCAGAGGCGGATATTCTGATTGTCAACACCTGCGCATTCATCCAGTCTGCAAAGGAAGAGTCCATTACTACGGTTCTTGGTATGGCGGACTATAAGGAAACGGGACGCTGCCGCAGTCTTATTGTGGCAGGCTGCCTTGGTCAGCGCTATGGGCAGCAGCTTCTTGACGAAATTCCTGAGGCAAATGCCATTATCGGTACAGGGGCATGGAGCCGTATCATGGAGGTCATTCAAGAGACGCTGAAAGGGCGGCGCCTCTTGATTGCGGGCAAGGATGAGACCATCTATGATGCCAAGACCCCGCGTCTGCGTACGACCCCAAACTATACCGCCTATGTCAAAATTGCTGAAGGATGTGATCATCGCTGTGCGTTCTGCGCGATTCCGCTGATTCGCGGCAGCTTCCGCAGCCGTGCGATTGAGGACATTGTGACCGAGGCGCGGGATCTGGCAGAGAGCGGTGTACGTGAGATCGTCCTGATTGCCCAGGACAGTGCAAACTATGGGCTGGATCGCTACAAGAAGCCGATGCTTCCTGCACTTCTTCGGGAGTTGGCGAAGATCGAAAAGCTCGCATGGATTCGTGTTCTCTACAGTTATCCGAAATACTTTACGGATGAGCTTATTGACGTGTTTGCGACCGAGCCAAAGGTCGTTAAATACGTTGATCTTCCGCTTCAGCACGCACACAATGCGGTTCTGCGTTCGATGAACCGCCCTGATACGCGCGAGTCTGTAGAGAAGCTGATTCAAAAGCTGCGTGAACGTATCCCGGGAGTAGCGATTCGATCAACATTTATTGTTGGGTTTCCCGGTGAAACGGATACACATTACCAGACACTTCGCGCCTTTGTGGAAAAACAACGTTTTGATAAAGTTGGAATTTTTACCTATTCCGAGGAGGAGGATACGCCTGCAGCAGCGATGCCGAAGAAGGTTTCCGAGGAGGTCATGCAGGAGCGCTATCACGATTTAATGAGCCTCCAGAGCAAGATCTCCGAGGAGATCAATATCGGATTGGAAGGGCATGAAACAGACGTGCTGATCGAGGGTCGTGATACAGAGCAGCAATCGATTGCTGTTGGGCGTTCTTATCGTGAGGCACCGGAAGTCGATGGGCAGATCTATCTCGAAGGCGATACAGAGAGTTATGTCGGTGAGATCGTTCGTGTCCGCCTTCTCCAAGGATTTACCTATGACATCGTTGGTGAAAGGGTAAAATGA
- a CDS encoding CinA family protein, with translation MDNAYESSAMETGKELYAANLTISCAESCTGGLLTSTLTDVPGSSSYVIGSVVSYSNDVKMRVLHVSEETLAAYGAVSEETAREMAEGVRRLMGTDIGISITGIAGPDGGSAEKPVGLVYIAAANSVQTLVKKNIFFGTRIENKCAAVEKALAMIRDVIRSSSR, from the coding sequence ATGGATAATGCATATGAATCTAGTGCGATGGAGACGGGGAAGGAACTCTATGCAGCAAACCTTACGATTTCCTGTGCAGAATCCTGTACGGGGGGACTTCTAACGAGTACGCTGACGGATGTCCCCGGAAGTTCTTCCTATGTTATCGGTAGTGTCGTTTCCTATTCCAACGATGTAAAAATGCGTGTTCTGCATGTGTCAGAGGAGACCCTTGCCGCATATGGCGCGGTTTCGGAGGAAACTGCACGTGAAATGGCAGAAGGTGTGCGCAGACTCATGGGTACGGATATTGGCATCAGCATCACCGGAATTGCGGGACCGGATGGCGGCTCAGCGGAGAAACCTGTCGGATTGGTCTATATTGCGGCGGCAAATTCAGTGCAAACGCTTGTCAAAAAAAATATTTTTTTCGGGACACGAATTGAGAATAAATGCGCTGCAGTTGAAAAAGCGCTTGCTATGATACGAGATGTGATAAGGAGTTCCTCACGATGA
- a CDS encoding tartrate dehydrogenase — protein sequence MKHFNIAVIAGDGIGPEVIAEGKKVFSGIAKIDGGFSISFEDFPWGCEYYLKTGEMMPADGLDTLKNFDAVYLGAVGYPGVPDHVSLGGLLLQIRRGFDEYINLRPVRLLKGAPCPLADVSTDDINMIVVRENSEGEYANVGAHLYAGTERELALQTGVFSRHGCERVIRYAYELARREKRSLTSISKGNALRYSMVFWDEIFAEIGKEYPDVETHSLLVDAASMFFVKDPKRFEIVVTSNLFGDILTDLGAAIAGGMGLAAGANLNPERKFPSMFEPIHGSAPDIAGQGIANPLASIWSISQMLDFLGEHEWADRILSAIETLLVERRTLTPDLGGRAGTSEIGDAILEILER from the coding sequence ATGAAGCATTTCAATATTGCTGTGATTGCAGGGGACGGCATTGGACCCGAGGTTATTGCCGAGGGGAAAAAGGTGTTTAGCGGAATTGCCAAGATAGACGGGGGATTCTCCATTTCATTTGAAGATTTCCCATGGGGATGCGAATACTACTTGAAAACGGGCGAGATGATGCCGGCTGATGGGCTGGATACGCTGAAGAATTTCGATGCCGTTTATCTCGGTGCAGTTGGATATCCCGGCGTTCCCGATCATGTTTCCCTTGGCGGCCTTCTGCTGCAAATTCGCCGAGGGTTCGATGAGTACATCAATCTGCGTCCCGTGCGTCTCCTAAAGGGGGCTCCATGCCCCCTCGCAGATGTATCAACGGACGATATAAATATGATTGTCGTGCGTGAGAACAGCGAGGGCGAATACGCGAATGTCGGTGCGCATCTCTATGCGGGGACGGAGCGTGAGCTGGCTCTGCAGACAGGTGTTTTTTCGCGGCATGGTTGTGAACGTGTCATTCGCTATGCTTATGAGCTTGCGCGGAGGGAGAAACGCTCACTCACATCGATCTCCAAAGGAAATGCTCTGCGTTACTCCATGGTGTTTTGGGATGAGATTTTCGCGGAGATTGGGAAGGAGTACCCAGACGTGGAGACGCACAGTCTCCTCGTTGATGCGGCAAGTATGTTCTTTGTCAAAGATCCGAAACGTTTCGAGATCGTTGTGACGAGCAATCTGTTCGGCGATATACTGACCGACCTCGGTGCGGCGATTGCGGGTGGTATGGGGCTTGCTGCAGGTGCGAACCTCAATCCTGAACGGAAATTTCCGTCGATGTTCGAGCCGATTCATGGGAGTGCTCCGGATATTGCGGGGCAGGGGATTGCCAATCCGCTTGCCTCGATCTGGTCGATTAGTCAGATGCTCGACTTTTTAGGTGAGCATGAATGGGCGGATCGCATTCTCTCTGCAATTGAAACCCTGCTTGTGGAGCGCAGGACATTGACTCCGGATCTCGGCGGACGTGCCGGGACATCGGAAATTGGAGATGCAATTCTTGAGATTTTGGAACGCTGA
- the galU gene encoding UTP--glucose-1-phosphate uridylyltransferase GalU, giving the protein MNEFRHIRKAVIPAAGYGTRFLPATKATPKEMLPIVDKPTIQYIVEEALASGIEDILIISGHGKRAIEDHFDSAPALEHELERKGKKDLLDVLRKTTDVNVHYVRQKYMRGLGDAILCARSFVGNEPFAVLLGDDVVYHPEKSALRQLIDIYEERGGSILGCQVVSDEQVLSYGIVAGDATENMRLMRVFDMVEKPSLEEAPSRMAVLGRYIISPEIFAILSDTKPGKGGEIQLTDALKVLAQRENVYAYNFEGKRYDLGDKLGFLKATVEFALRRSDLGAAFQKYLRTLVKTL; this is encoded by the coding sequence ATGAATGAATTTCGGCATATACGAAAGGCGGTCATTCCTGCAGCAGGATATGGAACGCGTTTTCTCCCTGCAACCAAGGCAACCCCGAAGGAAATGCTTCCGATTGTGGACAAACCAACCATTCAGTACATTGTGGAAGAGGCTCTTGCAAGCGGTATTGAGGACATCCTTATCATCAGTGGTCATGGCAAGCGTGCCATCGAAGACCATTTTGACTCGGCACCTGCGCTCGAACACGAACTTGAGCGAAAAGGGAAAAAGGATCTCCTCGATGTCCTGCGTAAGACTACGGATGTCAATGTCCACTATGTCCGTCAAAAATATATGCGCGGCTTGGGGGACGCGATCCTCTGTGCACGTAGTTTTGTCGGCAATGAGCCGTTTGCTGTACTGTTGGGGGATGATGTCGTCTATCATCCTGAGAAATCTGCACTGCGTCAGCTGATCGATATCTACGAAGAGAGGGGGGGCTCTATCCTCGGCTGTCAGGTAGTGTCGGATGAACAAGTTTTATCGTATGGTATTGTTGCAGGCGATGCGACGGAAAACATGCGTCTGATGCGTGTTTTTGATATGGTGGAGAAACCGTCTCTTGAGGAGGCACCAAGCCGCATGGCTGTACTCGGACGCTATATTATCAGCCCGGAGATCTTTGCCATTTTGTCTGACACAAAACCTGGCAAGGGAGGGGAGATTCAACTCACCGATGCACTCAAGGTTTTGGCACAGCGTGAGAACGTCTATGCCTATAACTTTGAGGGCAAACGATATGATTTGGGCGATAAGCTTGGGTTTTTGAAAGCAACCGTTGAATTTGCACTTCGCCGCAGTGATCTCGGAGCAGCGTTCCAAAAATATTTAAGAACCCTTGTAAAAACATTGTGA
- a CDS encoding DUF445 domain-containing protein, protein MRKENQANLALVVSVCGSIGTAGLGSSLILDMVHHGFLAATIGGLADWFAVKAIFGRPLGISHRTDILRRNRARIMESLVRFSADDLLSKKNIMDVIEREKIGALIVEYLEYRGGRERLIEASVDILRHVASDVDSRSISKELTPYIIQALHTLPLEDSFAELLNVLTEEPHADRIFNMLIRMGLQLIRTQVFQQLLRENIASIRTEYEGDGVIRSFVLSFFDDEMIAEWLTGRLEDILQAAMSHDDRRHQDGVRALVSFVMTLRSDPNLYEALHRYKNHVIEHIGTENILVDFIEYRIKGSHPFWIPYVKELLNEKIDVFVHSDAWKNRADRWLKELAAAEVDKHHGLIADFVRDYLNQKTDDELIAFVEGKVQTDLQMIRVNGAIVGAFVGMALFLFVTFAERMWGL, encoded by the coding sequence TTGCGAAAAGAAAATCAGGCAAATCTGGCGCTGGTTGTCAGTGTATGTGGCAGCATCGGGACTGCAGGACTGGGATCTTCTCTCATTTTGGACATGGTTCATCATGGTTTTTTGGCTGCAACCATCGGTGGACTTGCAGACTGGTTTGCGGTGAAGGCGATCTTTGGACGTCCGCTCGGCATATCGCATCGGACGGATATTCTTCGTCGCAATCGTGCGCGTATCATGGAGTCTCTTGTCCGATTTTCCGCAGATGATTTACTCAGCAAAAAGAACATCATGGATGTCATCGAGCGGGAGAAGATCGGTGCTCTTATTGTAGAGTATTTGGAATATCGCGGCGGTCGTGAGCGTCTGATTGAGGCATCTGTGGATATTCTCCGTCATGTGGCTTCAGATGTGGACAGCCGGAGTATTTCCAAGGAGCTGACCCCTTATATTATTCAGGCACTGCATACACTTCCGTTGGAGGACAGTTTTGCCGAACTTTTGAACGTATTGACCGAAGAACCCCATGCGGATCGTATTTTTAATATGTTGATCCGCATGGGACTTCAACTGATCCGCACGCAGGTGTTTCAACAGCTGCTGCGTGAAAACATCGCATCCATACGCACGGAATATGAGGGCGATGGAGTCATTCGATCATTTGTCCTGTCTTTCTTTGATGATGAGATGATTGCGGAATGGCTGACCGGGCGTTTGGAGGATATTCTGCAAGCGGCAATGTCACATGATGACAGGCGACATCAAGACGGTGTCCGCGCACTTGTTTCCTTTGTAATGACACTGCGTTCTGACCCCAATTTGTACGAGGCACTCCATCGCTATAAAAACCATGTGATCGAGCACATCGGGACAGAAAATATTCTTGTGGACTTTATTGAGTATCGAATAAAGGGCAGTCACCCATTTTGGATTCCCTATGTCAAGGAACTTCTGAATGAAAAGATCGATGTATTTGTGCATTCGGACGCATGGAAGAATCGAGCGGATCGCTGGTTAAAGGAACTTGCCGCTGCGGAAGTGGACAAACATCACGGGCTGATAGCGGACTTTGTGCGGGATTATCTGAACCAAAAGACAGATGATGAACTCATTGCTTTTGTAGAGGGAAAGGTACAGACCGATTTGCAGATGATTCGTGTGAATGGAGCGATTGTTGGTGCTTTTGTCGGCATGGCACTGTTCCTTTTCGTGACATTTGCAGAAAGGATGTGGGGGCTATGA